The Coffea arabica cultivar ET-39 chromosome 10e, Coffea Arabica ET-39 HiFi, whole genome shotgun sequence region CTACATGAAAATAGCAATAGCTGAATGTACAAAAAGACATCCACTGAAAATGCATAAGCACTATAATGCACATAACTGACAAATGCAAAAAGATTTTAAAGAAATAGAAATTGTAAAAATATCTATAAGCAGAAAAATGCGGGGTCAAGGAATTACCAGCAATCAAAAACCCCTAAATCTTGAATCGTTTTAGCAAATTCAGGAAGGAGAATCCACAAAAATCCATTCAATTAGACTTAAGAACCACATATTGCCAAATCCACTACAAGGCAGCATCAATCTGGACCATCATTTATATTTCCAAGGGCACTTTACCCAGATTTAGGATCATCATTTTGAAGCCTTTGTTTGGTAATAGAAAATCTGCATTTTATGGGTTAACAGGTATATCTTCTCAGCTGCAATTTGCAGCAAATGACTTGAACGCAGTCTGCCCATAACATGCAAAAGAAGTCACACCAGTGTATGACAAATCAGAGTTTTGCACTCTCCAAGCTTTACTTAGCAAGATCTAACATTTTCTGAAACAACAGACACAGCCACACTTCACTGCCACATTCACACCTATCTTGAGGGCAGAGGAGAGAGAAGCAAGCAAAAATCCTGTCAAGGTGGTAAGTAATACAATCAAGCAGAATACTGTTAGAGCTAAACCAATGCACAAGCAACAAGCAGAAGTGTCCTTGCCTTTGATTACTGAAATATTTGGCCCTGGGTTAAACAAATTTTAACAACCAAAAGTACATTGTATGTAACCATTGAAACTTATATCAGACAATAAaatctctatccttttgtttacaCTTTACATGACATTCATCTCCAGACATTTCCATGGGTACAGATTGGTTTCACGCTTCAAAATTGGTTTCATCTTCATTACTTGAGTGATTCTGTTCTGAATACcctcttcaattttcttgcaGTATTTTCTGTCTAAAACATTGATCTGACTTGAAGACTTTAAAGCATCTTGAACTAACGTATATGTATACTCTCTGGGAATTGATCCTTGCTCTACCAACTCAACTAGAAAATCCCATGCCTCCACAACCCTTCCTGCTTCACAGAAAGCATGAATTATCGGAGTATATGAACTAGTTGTTGGGGTTGCATGATTcagttctttcattttcttcagcATCTCAATTGCCCTATCAATTTCATTCACTGCACTGTAATACCTGATAAAAGAATTATAAGTAACCCTATTAGGCAAACAGCCTCTCTTAATCATATCATCAAGCAACTCCAATGCCCTCTCTATCCTATAAGTCTTACAGCATCCATTAATCAAACAATTATAAGTCACAACATCAGGAACAAACCCTTTAAACATCATTATACGAAACAAGTGATTCGCCTCCCACAAACGCCTCCTGGTGGCTTTCTTAACACCAGTTTCCATACCATATCTACAATAAGAACTAATCAAAATTGTATAAGTAAAGGTATCAGGAGGACATCTAAAACCTGGCAACTCCATTTGTTCCAACAAAAGCTTAGCTTTCTTAAAATTCCCAACCCTACAAAGGGCATGAATCATGGTATTATATGCAACAACATCAGGCTTACAATGAAATTGCTTCATCCTATAA contains the following coding sequences:
- the LOC113712483 gene encoding pentatricopeptide repeat-containing protein At1g77405 → MMNPSAPLHRSPSQTPFVNQILAAIIKNQPFETSISTSASVQNTPQAKIPIWTTETVTEVLRFIPRFLFQSPRSIGSQKGFRHRAPLRQRSLKIESFKAQKGILVLGPAAHRNQEKINLGLKKATDFYYWVESHFGFIHSEFTCKEMALVLVKGISLKPLWEFLRKMSRKGIVNTSIRTCVIKVLGEEGLVNEALAAFYRMKQFHCKPDVVAYNTMIHALCRVGNFKKAKLLLEQMELPGFRCPPDTFTYTILISSYCRYGMETGVKKATRRRLWEANHLFRIMMFKGFVPDVVTYNCLINGCCKTYRIERALELLDDMIKRGCLPNRVTYNSFIRYYSAVNEIDRAIEMLKKMKELNHATPTTSSYTPIIHAFCEAGRVVEAWDFLVELVEQGSIPREYTYTLVQDALKSSSQINVLDRKYCKKIEEGIQNRITQVMKMKPILKRETNLYPWKCLEMNVM